One region of Fervidobacterium sp. genomic DNA includes:
- a CDS encoding MBL fold metallo-hydrolase, whose translation MEMMQDFKVFQTSGELRTNTYLLSINGVNYIIDPGKGVSAFVQLDTQYQVILTHGHYDHISGLNEIRPQKLYISNEESVYLSDPYLNLSILFGELFSIDIQWYNVDEYFQVIPAPGHTYGSRVIIFDGFIFTGDVVFIDTIGRVDLYLDNSVRRKMREEMKNTVSVLREKFKKLPQDWIVCPGHGNIFELRELFKLNPFFK comes from the coding sequence ATGGAAATGATGCAGGATTTTAAAGTTTTCCAAACTTCTGGAGAGCTGAGAACAAATACGTATCTACTGAGTATCAACGGTGTTAACTACATCATCGACCCGGGAAAAGGTGTAAGTGCATTTGTACAGCTTGATACTCAATACCAAGTAATTCTCACACATGGACATTACGATCATATAAGTGGACTAAATGAGATAAGACCACAGAAATTATATATTTCAAACGAAGAGAGTGTTTATCTATCTGATCCTTACCTGAATCTTTCCATATTGTTCGGAGAGCTTTTCTCAATTGATATTCAATGGTATAATGTAGACGAATATTTTCAAGTAATTCCGGCACCGGGTCATACTTACGGTTCTCGCGTCATTATATTTGATGGATTTATATTCACTGGTGATGTTGTCTTTATTGATACAATTGGAAGAGTTGATCTGTATCTTGACAATTCTGTTCGAAGAAAAATGCGCGAGGAAATGAAAAACACTGTGAGCGTACTAAGAGAGAAATTTAAAAAATTACCGCAAGACTGGATCGTTTGCCCTGGACACGGTAATATTTTCGAACTAAGAGAACTTTTTAAGTTGAATCCATTTTTTAAATAA
- the rnr gene encoding ribonuclease R: protein MPKKTELKKLFKQSDYKPMTYKEICRYFNVTDGKEKQLLKKQLEELVNSGYIFRGDDGRYQLTRGNLLIGIIEFTRSGNIAFVTTDDGQEIAVPIEKTNLAMHKDKVQVQIIGKWYDLPEGRVTKILERGIKQFVGVFETRGQFAFVIPDDPKLPYEFKVQVEDINGAKPGMKVVAQITKYPSMKRSPEARIVEVLGRVEDPATDFPTVVVKHSLPVQFPDDVMEEVSKLPDKVSEKDLEGRWDFRDEIIVTIDGIDAKDFDDAVQVKKLSNGNYLLGVHIADVSHYVKPNTALDKEAFNRATSIYLADRVIPMLPFKLSNGLCSLVQGEDRLVMSLLMEINKEGDVVNYKIGNGVIRSYRRLVYDDVNAFLEGKPEGDKLKDLAEHIYVMKELKDILRENRRRRGAILDIEGDEVKIILDENGHAVDIIPRRRGESEVIIEEFMIKANETVAEIFHNADIPFIYRVHEEPDFDTLLQLKNYLSAIGINMKLPQRVHPKILQELLEKTKDHPLRSSIQRLMVRSMKRAIYSSSNVGHFGLASEAYTHFTSPIRRYPDLIVHRLLKTYLEKGGKLSKKEIKALQKYLEKAAIHCSKRERIADEAEWDYDALKKIDYISNHIGDVYKVVVTSVTKFGLFVEIPDKYISGLIHISTLDDYYYYDEQKSILVGKHTGKVYRIGDVLNAKVVKADKIRMEIDFVEVSEDEIKIYADNKIDKRTDQINSSKKTKYKKKR from the coding sequence ATGCCTAAGAAAACAGAACTGAAAAAACTATTCAAGCAATCAGATTATAAACCTATGACTTACAAAGAAATATGCCGGTATTTTAATGTTACCGATGGTAAAGAGAAGCAACTTTTGAAGAAACAACTCGAAGAGCTTGTTAATTCCGGTTATATATTCAGGGGAGATGATGGAAGATATCAACTGACAAGAGGAAACTTACTCATAGGAATAATAGAATTCACAAGAAGTGGGAATATAGCATTTGTTACCACCGACGATGGTCAAGAGATAGCTGTTCCGATAGAAAAGACCAATCTTGCAATGCACAAGGATAAAGTTCAAGTGCAAATCATAGGAAAGTGGTATGATCTTCCAGAAGGAAGAGTCACAAAGATCTTAGAAAGAGGTATAAAGCAATTCGTAGGTGTTTTCGAAACCAGAGGGCAGTTTGCGTTTGTAATACCTGATGATCCAAAATTACCATATGAGTTCAAAGTACAAGTAGAGGATATAAATGGTGCGAAACCAGGAATGAAAGTTGTGGCACAAATAACGAAATATCCTTCCATGAAACGCTCACCAGAAGCGCGGATTGTTGAGGTACTGGGACGTGTAGAAGATCCTGCAACCGATTTTCCCACCGTTGTTGTCAAGCATAGTCTCCCAGTTCAGTTTCCAGATGATGTTATGGAAGAGGTATCAAAACTTCCAGATAAAGTTTCTGAGAAAGATCTGGAGGGACGATGGGATTTTAGAGATGAAATCATCGTAACAATAGATGGAATTGATGCGAAAGATTTTGATGATGCGGTCCAAGTGAAAAAATTGTCTAACGGAAATTACCTTCTTGGCGTACACATTGCAGACGTTTCACACTATGTAAAACCGAACACAGCACTTGATAAAGAAGCATTTAATCGTGCAACAAGTATTTATCTTGCAGACAGAGTGATTCCCATGTTGCCCTTCAAATTATCAAATGGTCTATGTAGCTTAGTTCAAGGGGAAGATAGATTAGTTATGTCTCTTTTAATGGAGATTAACAAAGAAGGTGACGTGGTAAATTACAAAATAGGCAATGGTGTGATAAGAAGCTATAGAAGACTTGTTTACGATGATGTTAATGCATTCTTAGAAGGGAAGCCAGAAGGAGATAAATTGAAAGATTTGGCTGAACACATATATGTAATGAAAGAACTTAAAGATATTCTTAGGGAAAATAGAAGGCGGCGAGGAGCTATATTAGATATAGAGGGTGACGAAGTTAAAATCATTTTGGACGAGAATGGACATGCTGTTGATATTATTCCGAGAAGACGTGGCGAATCTGAGGTTATAATTGAAGAGTTTATGATAAAAGCAAACGAAACTGTTGCTGAAATATTCCACAATGCCGATATACCATTTATCTATAGAGTTCATGAAGAACCAGATTTCGACACACTTTTGCAACTTAAGAACTACCTTAGCGCAATTGGTATAAACATGAAACTACCTCAGCGAGTACATCCGAAAATTTTACAAGAACTACTTGAGAAAACAAAAGACCATCCGTTGAGAAGCAGTATTCAAAGGTTGATGGTAAGATCAATGAAGCGTGCAATATATTCGTCAAGCAATGTTGGGCACTTTGGATTGGCATCAGAGGCTTATACACATTTTACTTCACCCATTCGTCGATATCCCGATCTCATAGTACATCGTTTACTGAAAACCTATCTTGAGAAGGGCGGAAAATTGTCGAAAAAAGAAATTAAAGCACTCCAAAAGTATCTTGAAAAAGCAGCCATTCACTGTAGTAAGAGAGAGAGAATTGCAGATGAAGCAGAATGGGATTACGATGCACTTAAAAAGATCGATTACATATCAAATCACATTGGAGATGTTTATAAAGTTGTTGTAACTTCAGTTACCAAATTTGGGTTGTTCGTGGAGATACCAGATAAGTATATTTCTGGTTTAATTCATATTTCCACACTTGATGACTATTACTACTACGATGAACAAAAAAGTATTCTTGTAGGGAAACACACAGGAAAGGTATACAGAATAGGCGACGTGCTAAATGCGAAGGTGGTAAAAGCAGATAAAATACGAATGGAAATCGACTTTGTTGAAGTTTCCGAAGATGAAATAAAAATTTATGCAGATAATAAAATTGATAAACGCACTGATCAAATTAATTCTTCGAAAAAGACCAAATACAAAAAGAAAAGATAA